CAGCGATATCGGCGTCGATTTTTATACCTGCAGCACCCACAAATGGCTGATGGGCCCGAAGCGGACGGGATTCATCTACGTCCGGCCGGGAATGATCGATGCCATCCGGCCGCTGACGGTCGGAGGCGGTTCGTCCAAGGGGTACGACATCTTCAAAAGGGAGTTCACCCTCCAACCCACGGCCCAGCGCTTCGAGTATGGAACCCAAAACGACGCGCTGTTCTACGCTATGGGCAAGGCCTGTGATTTCGTCCAAACGATCGGGCTGAGGCGCATTTTCGAACGGGCCCATGGTATGGCCGAAGCGTTCTATGCCGGCCTGCGGACGATTCCGGGCCTGGAAATCCTCTCGCCCGAGGAGGAGGCGTATCGAACTTGCATGGTCGGTTTCCGGATGAAATCCAAGACGATGAACGAAATCAGCGAACAGCTGGGCAAGGACAAGATTCGCGCCCGCCCCGTCGGCGAAGGCGGGCTGAACAGCATCCGGATCAGCTTCTTCTTGTGCAACAAGCCCTCGGATGTCGACTTGGCCCTGGGATCGATTAAGAAGCTGGCTGGATGAAGCCGCCGGTCCGTTGCTGGGGCGACGGCGATGAATTCCTGGCCCCCTATCACGACCAGGAATGGGGGGTGCCCCTGCACGACGACGGCAAGCTTTTTGAGTTTCTCGTCCTGGAGGGGATGCAGGCCGGATTAAGCTGGCGAACCATCCTGGCCAAGCGGGAGAACTTCCGGCGGGCCTTCCGCGGCTTCGACCCGGACCGGGTGGCCCGCTACGGCCGGCGCGACATGGAGCGCCTGCTGGCCGACGCCGGGATCGTCCGCAACCGGTTGAAGATTGCCTCGGCCGTCAACAACGCCAAGCGGTTTCTCGAGGTCCAGGAGGAGTTCGGATCCTTCGACGCCTATAGCTGGCGGTTTGTGGATGGCCGGCCGCTCCTGAACCGGTTTAAAACCCCGGCCGAGCTGCCGGCCCGCACCCCGCTCAGCGACGCGATCAGTGCCGACCTGAAGGCCCGCGGTTTCACCTTTGTCGGCTCCACGATCGTCTATGCTCACATGCAGGCGACGGGGATGGTCAACGACCACATCGTGCCCTGTTTTCGGCATCGGCAGGTCGCCGCCCTCTGCTGAGCGGAGGGGAACCTTTCGGCCGGCTGTTTCGTAATTAACAGGGAAGGGCGCGGTACGTTCCCAGGCGGGGAGGCCGAGCCCAATTTCGATTGGAGATCGATCATGACCCGAAACAAGCTTATCGCCGCCCTGTCGGCCTTCCTTCTCCTGGCCGGAGTCCTCTCCGCCCAAAGCCTCGACATCCCTTCCCACAGCTGGGGCCTGAGCTTCGGCAACTCCAAGAATTTCGCCGGCCTGCGCTTCAACTACCGGGACCGCGGCGTCGAGCGGGTGCGCGGGATCAACGTCACCTTGTGGCAGCCGTATGAGAAAGACACCAACGACTCCGTGATCGAGGGCCTGTCGCTCGGCCTTATCCCCGGCGGCGGGACGCTCCGAGGCGTCCAGATCGGGCTGTTGGGTGTGGCCGGCATAAAAGACATCCGCGGCGTCTCGTTCGGGCTGCTGGGTGTGGGGACGGGCGGATCGCTCGTCGGGATCAACGTCGGCGGCCTTGGTGCCGGCGCCGGCGGGAACATTGCCGGGATCAACATCGGCGGGCTGGGCATGGGCGCCGGCGGCAACGTCTCGGGCATCAGCATAGGCGGCCTGGGACTCGGCGCGGGCGGCAACCTCTCGGGCCTCAACATCGGGGGCTTGGGCCTGGGCGCGTCCGAGAACATTTCCGGCATCAGCATCGGCGGCTTGGGGCTCGGCGCGGGCAAGAACCTGTCCGGCCTGAACATCGCCGGCCTCGGTCTCGGGGCGGGCGGCAAGGTTTCCGGCCTGACCATCGGAGGCATCGCCGTCGGTGCGGGAGAAGTCCTCGGCGGGATCAGCATCGCCGGCGTCGCGGTCGGGTCGAAAGAGATCCGCGGCCTGGCCTTTGCCGGGGCCGTAGTCGGGGCCAAGATGATCAAGGGCATCGTCTCGGCGGGCGGCTGCACCCTGATCGCCGACGGCGGCGAGCTGCGGGGCGGCGCGGTGGCGCCGGTGAACTGGATCAAAGGCACCCAGACTGGCGTGGTCGTGGGGATCGTCAATTACGCCTGGAGCCTCAAGGGCGTCCAGATCGGCCTGGTCAACATCGTCCGGGACAATCCCTCCGGGCGGAAAGTGTTGCCGCTCGTGGCGCTTCGCCCGTCGCTGTGAGGGCGGCTTCGGGTTTTTCACGCTTTTTTGCGCCTTTCTTCTCGGCGCCTGCGGAACTCCGCATGCTTGTTTTAGCTGACTTGCAAGGCCACCCACTCCGTTTCTTTTCCGACTGATTGTTGCGTGCTCAAACATCCCTCGGCGCCCGCTGGGTTCCCTCGAAGATATGCGCAAAAAAAGCTAAACCCTCGCGATTTCGCCGTTGGCCGAAAACCCTGCCGCTTCGCCATCCCACGCGAAACGGAATGGCTATTAAATTTCCTCCCAATTGACGACTTCAGCCGTATCTTTGTTGGCTCTACCTGCCGTCGCATGCGGCTTAATGACCAGGGCCGGTTTGGCGTCGGCCGGGTCCGGCAGGGGGAAGACGGCGGCCGAGCCGGCATGCTTTTTGCGCAATACGTCGATGTCGCCGAAATCCAAAGCCCGCATAGGGCAGGCGGCGACGCACGAAGGCGGCTCGCCCGCCCCCGCTTGAAGATGAGCTTGGCCGTGCAGGAGGGAATGCAGGGCGGGTTCTCGCAGTGGTGGCAGGCCATGGACAGAAAATAGCCGAATACATCCGGCACCCAAACCTCGCCCTCCTTCTTCCAGC
The DNA window shown above is from Candidatus Aminicenantes bacterium and carries:
- a CDS encoding DNA-3-methyladenine glycosylase I, whose translation is MKPPVRCWGDGDEFLAPYHDQEWGVPLHDDGKLFEFLVLEGMQAGLSWRTILAKRENFRRAFRGFDPDRVARYGRRDMERLLADAGIVRNRLKIASAVNNAKRFLEVQEEFGSFDAYSWRFVDGRPLLNRFKTPAELPARTPLSDAISADLKARGFTFVGSTIVYAHMQATGMVNDHIVPCFRHRQVAALC